The following proteins come from a genomic window of Pyxidicoccus sp. MSG2:
- a CDS encoding beta-ketoacyl-[acyl-carrier-protein] synthase family protein: protein MSRNIVISGLGAVCPRAAGHAALWELFPRGDAEPAGTPEPSVSALERIPDAAFEKQPAQVRHMDRLGRISLAATTLAIEDSGLEAAPGEPHQTGIAFGSGYGCLPTNEEYLAGILERGARYGNPLVFQNTVTNAATGYISMVHDLRGPNATLCSGWAAGLEAIRFGCQQIEAGQAERMVVGSADTLSSRLIEGLSLQGWLRRRGAAQPFTEESDGMRVSEAACTLVLEELTQARKRGAHVYAELTGTGHRGGPLTEQARTLARAVRDAVRTARIEPEQLGAVFSGANGHRDFDGWEYRGLHEALGAHAARIPVTCPKAVLGETFSAAGTLAVLLGALAVDTGWVPGIAGRTHPTPGCQLNLISGAARRLEPEWVLVTALGGEGSALAVVLRRCHP, encoded by the coding sequence ATGAGCCGGAACATCGTCATCAGTGGACTCGGCGCGGTATGCCCACGGGCCGCTGGCCACGCGGCCCTCTGGGAGCTCTTCCCGCGAGGCGACGCCGAGCCTGCCGGCACACCGGAGCCCTCCGTATCCGCGCTGGAGCGGATTCCAGATGCGGCGTTCGAGAAGCAGCCCGCCCAGGTGCGGCACATGGACCGGCTCGGGCGAATCTCGCTCGCCGCCACCACCCTCGCCATCGAGGATTCCGGGCTCGAGGCCGCGCCCGGGGAGCCGCACCAGACAGGCATCGCGTTCGGCTCGGGCTACGGCTGCCTGCCCACCAACGAGGAGTATCTGGCGGGCATCCTGGAGCGGGGCGCTCGTTACGGAAACCCGCTGGTGTTCCAGAACACGGTCACCAACGCGGCCACGGGCTACATCTCCATGGTGCACGACCTTCGCGGACCCAACGCGACCTTGTGCTCGGGGTGGGCCGCGGGCCTGGAGGCGATTCGCTTCGGCTGCCAGCAAATCGAAGCGGGCCAGGCCGAGCGGATGGTGGTGGGCAGTGCGGACACGCTCAGCTCGAGGCTCATCGAGGGACTGTCGCTCCAGGGATGGCTCCGCCGCCGGGGAGCGGCGCAACCCTTCACCGAGGAATCGGACGGGATGCGCGTCAGCGAGGCGGCGTGCACGCTCGTGCTGGAGGAACTCACGCAGGCCCGGAAGCGCGGCGCGCACGTCTATGCAGAGCTGACGGGCACCGGGCACCGGGGTGGCCCGCTCACGGAGCAGGCCCGCACACTGGCCCGCGCGGTGAGGGACGCGGTGCGCACCGCCCGAATCGAGCCCGAACAACTGGGAGCTGTCTTCTCCGGCGCGAACGGCCACAGGGACTTCGACGGCTGGGAGTACCGCGGGCTGCACGAGGCCCTCGGTGCCCACGCGGCACGGATTCCGGTGACCTGTCCCAAGGCGGTCCTCGGAGAGACTTTCAGCGCAGCGGGGACGCTGGCCGTCCTGCTGGGCGCGCTGGCCGTAGACACCGGCTGGGTGCCAGGCATTGCGGGAAGGACACACCCCACGCCTGGATGTCAGCTCAACCTGATATCCGGTGCGGCGCGGCGCCTCGAGCCCGAGTGGGTGCTGGTCACCGCCCTGGGGGGAGAGGGCAGTGCCCTGGCCGTGGTGTTGCGCAGGTGCCACCCATGA
- a CDS encoding beta-ketoacyl-[acyl-carrier-protein] synthase family protein yields MSTHRVVITGLGVTAANALSSRELAQALLERRSGVRESRQFGIEGRAYSAGEVDLPGFSAEGVDRVSQLALHAAEQALRDSGLESQAGWREEAGVMLGTSRGPALSLERFMRSGSEATRRTLFGELPFSSIARNVAARFGLGGVLSTVTMACVSSSLAIGRALDEIRHGRAPVMLAGGADALTQLSFSGFSVLRAMTPTVCRPFDHRRNGMVLGEGAGILVLEELHHALQRGARIHAELCGWGTAGDAHHPTSPHPEGRGLQQAMTLALRQSGLTTDQIDFVNLHGTGTPANDPAECHALRRVFGERTASLPVNSLKPYFGHTLGASGVLELIGSVLGMERDFIPPTLQCEELDPRCDVDVVRGEGRARRIDVLMSTKSAFGGANVALVARRLPEAGRVVR; encoded by the coding sequence GTGAGCACACATCGGGTCGTCATCACGGGCCTCGGGGTGACCGCGGCCAATGCGCTGTCCTCCAGAGAGCTCGCGCAAGCCCTGTTGGAGCGTCGCAGTGGCGTCCGCGAGTCCCGCCAGTTCGGCATCGAGGGACGGGCGTACTCCGCGGGAGAGGTGGACCTGCCTGGATTCTCCGCCGAGGGGGTGGACCGGGTGTCACAGCTGGCCCTCCATGCCGCGGAGCAGGCCCTCCGGGACAGCGGCCTCGAATCACAGGCGGGCTGGAGAGAGGAGGCGGGGGTGATGCTCGGCACGAGCCGCGGACCGGCGCTCTCCCTCGAACGGTTCATGCGCTCCGGAAGCGAGGCGACTCGCCGGACGCTCTTCGGGGAGCTCCCCTTTTCCTCCATTGCCCGCAACGTCGCGGCCCGGTTCGGACTGGGCGGCGTCCTTTCCACCGTGACGATGGCCTGCGTCTCCAGCAGCCTCGCCATCGGCCGCGCCCTGGACGAAATCCGCCATGGCCGGGCCCCGGTGATGCTGGCGGGGGGCGCGGACGCGCTGACGCAACTCAGCTTCAGTGGCTTCTCCGTCCTGCGCGCCATGACACCCACCGTGTGCCGTCCGTTCGACCACCGACGCAATGGGATGGTGCTGGGAGAAGGAGCGGGAATCCTCGTGCTCGAGGAGCTGCACCACGCACTCCAGCGGGGCGCGCGAATCCACGCGGAGCTGTGCGGCTGGGGAACGGCCGGTGATGCCCACCACCCCACCAGCCCCCACCCGGAGGGCCGGGGGCTGCAGCAGGCGATGACCCTCGCGTTGCGACAATCAGGCCTGACGACGGACCAGATCGACTTCGTCAACCTCCATGGCACCGGTACGCCGGCCAATGACCCCGCGGAGTGTCATGCCCTGCGCCGCGTCTTCGGCGAGCGGACCGCGTCGCTGCCGGTCAACTCCCTCAAGCCCTACTTCGGTCATACCCTGGGGGCATCGGGCGTGCTGGAGCTCATCGGCTCCGTGCTGGGCATGGAGCGCGACTTCATCCCTCCCACACTCCAGTGCGAGGAGTTGGATCCGAGGTGCGACGTCGACGTGGTGCGAGGCGAGGGGCGCGCCCGGCGCATCGACGTCCTGATGAGCACCAAGTCCGCGTTCGGCGGGGCGAATGTCGCCCTCGTCGCCCGCCGCCTGCCGGAAGCGGGGAGGGTGGTCCGATGA
- a CDS encoding MBL fold metallo-hydrolase codes for MLLNVLIQGSGFPRLRSTVTLVQSQKRNILVDSGLRDDADRLVLALKERGLTPDDVDVVVATHLHYDHCGNHLLFRNARYIVGAKDFIENAHFIRAYHQDGTPGKATTSALLRENYQTVKDFYVRSIVREVTRNIEFYNRVLEQDSRFVPVDGSHWLTEEVEVLPTPGHTHGHISVVAHRAQTGSEDAPRKILVAGDALFTRKTLLENAERELQLAQDVELYSHTRRKLLSEYRHIIPGHDGLVDRAAHVPLEATS; via the coding sequence ATGCTCTTGAATGTGCTCATCCAGGGAAGTGGATTTCCGCGGCTGCGATCCACGGTCACCCTCGTGCAATCCCAGAAGCGGAACATCCTGGTGGACAGCGGCCTGCGCGACGACGCGGACCGGCTGGTGCTGGCACTCAAGGAGCGGGGGCTGACCCCTGATGACGTGGACGTGGTCGTCGCCACCCACCTGCATTACGACCACTGCGGCAACCATCTGCTGTTTCGAAATGCGCGATACATCGTGGGCGCCAAGGACTTCATCGAGAACGCGCATTTCATCAGGGCCTATCACCAGGATGGCACTCCCGGGAAGGCGACTACCTCGGCGCTGCTGCGCGAGAACTACCAGACGGTGAAGGACTTCTACGTCCGGTCCATCGTGCGCGAGGTGACTCGAAACATCGAGTTCTACAACCGGGTGCTCGAGCAGGATTCACGCTTCGTCCCCGTCGATGGCAGTCATTGGCTCACCGAGGAGGTCGAGGTGCTCCCCACTCCGGGGCATACCCACGGCCACATCTCCGTCGTCGCGCACCGTGCCCAGACAGGGAGCGAGGACGCGCCGAGGAAGATCCTCGTCGCGGGGGATGCACTCTTCACCCGCAAGACCTTGCTGGAGAATGCCGAGCGGGAACTCCAGCTGGCCCAGGACGTCGAGCTCTATAGCCATACACGCAGGAAGCTCCTGAGCGAGTACCGCCACATCATTCCAGGCCATGACGGTCTGGTGGACAGAGCAGCACATGTGCCCCTGGAGGCCACCTCGTGA
- the fabZ gene encoding 3-hydroxyacyl-ACP dehydratase FabZ — protein sequence MHSAQAEAPSSGLGIQELLKLLPHRYPMLMVDRIDSLEPGVFAEGIKCVTANEPFFQGHFPEHPIMPGVLIVESMAQVAGVMLRTRGLPEAEGAEQTPSKPARPGVMANIQRMRFRRPVVPGDQLRVRATHLKSLGTVHQVKVEARVGEELVADGELMLGS from the coding sequence GTGCATAGCGCGCAGGCGGAAGCGCCGTCGTCCGGGCTCGGTATCCAGGAGCTCCTCAAGCTCCTGCCGCATCGCTATCCGATGCTCATGGTCGACCGGATCGACAGCCTGGAGCCCGGCGTGTTCGCCGAGGGAATCAAGTGCGTCACGGCGAACGAGCCCTTCTTCCAGGGGCACTTTCCCGAGCACCCCATCATGCCGGGCGTGTTGATTGTCGAGTCCATGGCCCAGGTGGCAGGCGTCATGCTTCGCACCCGGGGTCTCCCCGAGGCGGAGGGGGCGGAACAGACACCCTCGAAGCCAGCACGCCCGGGGGTGATGGCGAACATCCAGCGGATGCGCTTCCGCCGCCCGGTGGTCCCTGGAGATCAGCTCCGCGTTCGGGCCACGCACCTCAAGAGCCTCGGCACCGTCCATCAGGTGAAGGTCGAAGCACGGGTGGGCGAAGAACTCGTCGCTGACGGCGAACTGATGCTGGGCTCCTAG
- a CDS encoding acyl carrier protein — translation MQSGIEELKDGLKAMIVDRLRLSIDPATIPDGAPLFGGDSQGGEAGGLGLDSVEALEIVVGIEEKWGVIIADDSVAKEFRSINTLAALVSRLISEGGRKAAGA, via the coding sequence ATGCAATCCGGTATCGAAGAACTGAAGGACGGCTTGAAGGCCATGATCGTGGACCGCCTGCGGCTGAGCATCGACCCCGCGACCATCCCGGATGGGGCACCGCTGTTCGGTGGTGACTCGCAGGGTGGTGAGGCTGGCGGCCTGGGACTCGACAGCGTCGAGGCGTTGGAAATCGTGGTCGGCATCGAGGAGAAGTGGGGCGTCATCATCGCGGACGACAGCGTCGCGAAGGAGTTCCGCTCCATCAATACGCTCGCGGCGCTGGTCAGCCGGTTGATCTCCGAAGGCGGAAGGAAGGCCGCAGGTGCATAG
- a CDS encoding FAD-dependent oxidoreductase produces MNPPPLPPNLESRRSQMFPVLDARDRERMQRFGEVRHFRDGECLVAAGQPSPGMLVLAQGRVAISRRDGLGHSIPIVEEGPGQFLGEVAQLSGRPALVDAHAVGEVEALVIPPHGLRALLVAEADLGERIMRALILRRVGLIETGAGGPVLVGPPESAGRVRLEGFLSRNGHPYRALDPAQGGEATSLLERYSPRAEEFPLVVCPDGSVLKNPSERTIARALGLLPEGAFETLYDVAVVGAGPAGLATAVYAASEGLRVLVLDQRAFGGQAGASSRIENYLGFPTGITGQALTGRAFVQAQKFGVEMAIPAEVASLRCVASGAPLTLELTDGWKVRTRTVVVASGARYRRPALANLDQFEGRGVFYWASPIEARMCDGEEVVLVGGGNSAGQAAVFLAGHARRVRVLVRGRALAASMSSYLVERLAASPRIELMMETEMVGLEGSDERGLQRVRWRHRPGGREEEHDVRHLFLFIGADPATEWLAGCGVALDAKGFVRTGAALGEKPLQAETWEDTGRAPFAFETSLPGVFAIGDVRSDSVKRVGAAIGEGSAVVAQLHAYLASAATSESGRASTRGPSGTVHPDEGLQHA; encoded by the coding sequence ATGAATCCTCCTCCCCTGCCCCCGAACCTCGAGTCGCGCCGCTCTCAGATGTTCCCCGTCCTGGACGCCCGGGACCGCGAGCGCATGCAGCGCTTCGGTGAGGTCCGGCACTTCCGTGATGGGGAGTGCCTCGTCGCAGCCGGGCAGCCGAGCCCCGGGATGCTCGTGCTCGCCCAGGGCCGCGTGGCCATCTCCCGGCGCGATGGCCTGGGACACTCGATTCCCATCGTGGAGGAGGGCCCGGGACAGTTCCTCGGCGAGGTGGCCCAACTCTCCGGACGCCCCGCGCTCGTCGACGCTCACGCGGTGGGCGAAGTGGAGGCGCTGGTCATCCCCCCGCACGGGCTGCGGGCGCTACTCGTGGCAGAGGCGGACCTCGGTGAGCGCATCATGCGCGCCCTCATCCTGCGCCGCGTGGGCCTGATCGAGACAGGTGCCGGTGGGCCCGTCCTGGTGGGTCCACCCGAGAGCGCGGGTAGGGTTCGCCTGGAGGGTTTCCTCTCGCGCAATGGCCACCCGTACCGCGCGCTGGACCCGGCGCAGGGCGGCGAGGCGACCTCGCTGCTCGAGCGCTACTCGCCCCGCGCGGAGGAATTCCCGCTCGTGGTGTGCCCCGATGGCTCGGTCCTGAAGAACCCCTCGGAGCGCACCATCGCCCGAGCGCTCGGCCTGCTCCCGGAGGGGGCCTTCGAGACGCTCTATGACGTCGCCGTGGTGGGCGCGGGTCCCGCGGGGCTCGCCACCGCCGTGTACGCGGCCTCCGAGGGGCTGCGGGTGCTCGTCCTGGATCAGCGGGCCTTCGGGGGGCAGGCAGGCGCGAGCTCGCGCATCGAGAACTATCTGGGCTTCCCCACCGGCATCACCGGCCAGGCGCTCACCGGGCGCGCCTTCGTGCAGGCGCAGAAATTCGGCGTGGAGATGGCCATCCCGGCGGAGGTCGCCTCCCTGCGCTGCGTGGCCTCCGGCGCGCCACTCACGCTCGAGCTGACCGACGGGTGGAAGGTGCGCACGCGGACCGTGGTGGTGGCCAGCGGCGCACGCTACCGCCGTCCCGCGCTCGCGAACCTCGACCAGTTCGAGGGCCGTGGGGTCTTCTACTGGGCCAGCCCCATCGAGGCGCGCATGTGCGACGGCGAGGAGGTCGTGCTCGTCGGCGGTGGCAACTCCGCGGGCCAGGCGGCCGTGTTCCTCGCGGGCCACGCGCGTCGGGTCCGCGTGCTCGTGCGCGGCCGGGCGCTCGCCGCGAGCATGTCCAGCTACCTCGTCGAGCGCCTGGCCGCGTCCCCTCGCATCGAGCTGATGATGGAGACGGAGATGGTGGGGCTGGAGGGCTCGGACGAGCGCGGCCTGCAGCGCGTGCGCTGGCGGCACCGGCCTGGCGGGCGGGAGGAGGAGCACGACGTGCGCCACCTCTTCCTCTTCATCGGGGCGGACCCGGCCACGGAGTGGCTCGCGGGCTGCGGTGTGGCGCTGGATGCGAAGGGATTCGTGCGCACGGGCGCGGCGCTCGGCGAGAAGCCTCTCCAGGCGGAAACCTGGGAGGACACCGGGCGGGCGCCGTTCGCGTTCGAGACGAGCCTGCCCGGCGTGTTCGCCATCGGCGACGTGCGCTCGGACTCCGTCAAGCGAGTCGGCGCGGCCATCGGCGAGGGCTCGGCCGTGGTGGCGCAGCTGCATGCCTACCTGGCCTCCGCCGCCACGTCTGAATCCGGGCGCGCCAGCACGCGCGGGCCGTCCGGGACGGTGCACCCGGACGAGGGGTTGCAGCATGCGTGA
- a CDS encoding acetate/propionate family kinase, whose protein sequence is MKVLVVNVGSTSVKYNLYEMDTEARLAAGRVERVGTAEALHVHEAGSAPVDGRAIQDALRAILAHLTRAGGPLPDASALAAVGHRVVHGGERLIAPTPVDAKAEAIIEECARYAPLHNPANLAGIRSAREVFPSVPHVAVFDTAFHAQLPPQAYTYAVPHELYLSKGVRRYGFHGPSHQFMALSAAEHLKTDLSRLKLITCHLGGGASIAAIERGVSVETSMGMTPLEGLVMGTRAGDLDPAVPLLLAKDGLSPEQIDTLLNRQSGLAGLSGVSADFRDVQQAAEAGNPRARLAIDVFVHRIRKYIGAYAAVLGGADALVFTGGIGENSALVRSRVCEGLLFMGVSLDERANETQRPADHGGIVEVSAPRAPTQVLVVRTDEERMIAREVMRCLVGPTATLRSVRARPIPVGVSVRHVHLSRADCDALFGPGYELTNKRDVTQPGQYVTRETVDLVGPKGEIQRVAIINPLRKQTQVELARTDAFTLGVTPPLRESGKLEGTPGITLRGPAGTVTILSGVILALRHVHMSPEEARTFGVQDRNVIQVRVEGEREMTMGDVLVRVHPDFRLDMHVDTDEANAAGLTSDSVVAFSGVQAGTS, encoded by the coding sequence ATGAAGGTACTCGTCGTCAACGTCGGCTCGACCTCTGTCAAATACAACCTCTATGAGATGGACACCGAGGCCCGTCTCGCCGCGGGACGCGTCGAGCGCGTGGGCACCGCGGAGGCCCTGCACGTCCACGAAGCGGGCAGCGCCCCGGTCGACGGGCGGGCCATCCAGGACGCGCTGCGCGCCATTCTCGCCCATCTGACGCGCGCCGGCGGCCCCCTGCCTGACGCGAGCGCGCTCGCGGCGGTGGGCCACCGCGTCGTCCACGGGGGCGAGCGGCTCATCGCCCCGACGCCGGTCGACGCCAAGGCCGAGGCCATCATCGAGGAGTGCGCACGCTACGCCCCGCTCCACAACCCGGCGAACCTCGCTGGCATCCGCTCGGCCCGTGAGGTCTTCCCCTCGGTGCCACACGTCGCGGTCTTCGACACCGCGTTCCACGCGCAGCTTCCGCCCCAGGCCTACACGTACGCCGTTCCGCACGAGCTCTATCTGTCCAAGGGCGTGCGCCGCTATGGCTTCCATGGCCCGAGCCACCAGTTCATGGCCCTGTCCGCGGCCGAGCACCTCAAGACGGACCTGTCGCGGCTCAAGCTCATCACCTGCCACCTCGGAGGCGGCGCCAGCATCGCCGCCATCGAGCGCGGTGTCTCGGTGGAGACCTCCATGGGCATGACGCCGCTGGAAGGGCTCGTCATGGGCACGCGCGCCGGAGACCTGGACCCTGCCGTGCCGCTGCTGCTGGCGAAGGATGGCCTGTCGCCGGAGCAGATAGACACCCTGCTCAACCGCCAGTCGGGCCTCGCGGGCCTGTCCGGCGTCAGCGCCGACTTCCGTGACGTGCAGCAGGCCGCGGAGGCCGGCAACCCGCGCGCGCGCCTCGCCATCGACGTGTTCGTCCACCGCATCCGCAAGTACATCGGCGCGTACGCCGCCGTGCTGGGCGGGGCGGATGCGCTCGTGTTCACCGGCGGCATCGGTGAGAACTCCGCGCTGGTGCGCAGCCGCGTGTGCGAGGGGCTGCTCTTCATGGGCGTCTCCCTCGACGAGCGGGCCAATGAGACCCAGCGCCCCGCGGACCATGGGGGCATCGTGGAGGTCTCCGCACCGCGCGCCCCCACGCAGGTGCTGGTGGTGCGCACCGACGAGGAGCGGATGATTGCCCGCGAGGTGATGCGCTGCCTGGTGGGGCCCACGGCCACCCTTCGCAGCGTGCGCGCACGGCCGATTCCCGTGGGCGTCAGCGTGCGCCACGTCCACCTCAGCCGCGCCGACTGCGACGCGCTCTTCGGCCCGGGGTATGAGCTGACGAACAAGCGCGACGTCACGCAACCCGGGCAGTACGTCACCCGGGAGACCGTGGACCTGGTCGGCCCCAAGGGAGAAATCCAGCGCGTCGCCATCATCAACCCGCTGCGCAAGCAGACCCAGGTGGAGCTGGCGCGGACCGACGCCTTCACGCTCGGCGTGACACCGCCCCTGCGCGAGAGCGGCAAGCTCGAAGGGACGCCCGGAATCACCCTGCGCGGCCCGGCGGGCACCGTCACCATCCTGAGCGGCGTCATCCTCGCGCTCCGGCACGTGCACATGAGCCCCGAGGAGGCGCGCACGTTCGGAGTCCAGGACCGCAACGTCATCCAGGTGCGCGTCGAGGGCGAGCGCGAGATGACGATGGGAGACGTCCTCGTCCGCGTCCATCCCGACTTCCGTCTCGACATGCACGTCGACACCGACGAGGCGAACGCCGCGGGGTTGACCAGCGACAGCGTCGTCGCGTTCAGCGGCGTACAGGCGGGTACGTCCTGA
- a CDS encoding GFA family protein yields the protein MILATCHCGRVSIEVQTEPTQVTDCNCSICRRYGVLWAYYSLQQVRVRTEGSAQDTYQWGEQKIAFHRCAHCGCVSHWAALDPARDRMGVNARLMPLELLSRVRVRHLDGAGTELYRD from the coding sequence ATGATTCTCGCCACATGTCACTGCGGTCGCGTGTCGATTGAAGTGCAGACCGAGCCCACCCAGGTCACCGACTGCAACTGCTCCATCTGTCGACGTTACGGCGTGCTGTGGGCGTACTACTCGCTCCAGCAGGTCCGCGTTCGCACGGAAGGGTCTGCCCAGGACACCTACCAGTGGGGCGAGCAGAAGATTGCCTTCCATCGTTGCGCCCACTGCGGCTGTGTCTCGCACTGGGCGGCGCTGGACCCGGCGCGCGACCGGATGGGCGTCAACGCGCGGCTCATGCCGCTCGAGCTTCTATCGAGAGTGCGCGTGCGGCACCTCGACGGTGCCGGCACCGAGCTGTACCGCGACTGA
- a CDS encoding phosphocholine cytidylyltransferase family protein — protein MRAIILAAGLGTRMGPLAANRPKCLVELAGAPLLDHQLAVYRHFGVDVTVMAGAYPEQIQEGRDVRVVVNPAYTTGNMVATLRFSLPVLSRSEPVIVAYGDIVFSREVLAAMLAASHDLDVAIDTQWRRLWELRMEDPTTDCESLRLEGERIIDIGSRVRSVEQVQGQYLGLLRFGPGVLHSLYERFDRRVAEDARYWNTSMTAFLQDLISEGMAIHAVPIASGWLEVDNGEDLRRYTEAHASGALAGFWSPTAAPRGSVR, from the coding sequence GTGAGAGCAATCATTCTGGCCGCGGGGCTGGGAACCCGCATGGGTCCGCTGGCGGCGAATCGTCCGAAGTGTCTCGTGGAGCTGGCGGGAGCGCCGTTGCTCGACCACCAGCTGGCCGTGTACCGGCACTTCGGTGTCGACGTCACGGTGATGGCTGGCGCGTACCCCGAGCAGATTCAAGAGGGGCGCGACGTGCGCGTGGTGGTGAACCCGGCCTACACCACCGGCAACATGGTTGCCACGCTGCGCTTCAGCCTGCCCGTGCTGTCCCGGAGCGAGCCGGTCATCGTCGCCTATGGAGACATCGTCTTCTCGCGCGAGGTGCTCGCCGCGATGCTGGCCGCGTCGCACGACCTCGACGTCGCCATCGACACGCAGTGGCGCCGCCTCTGGGAATTGCGGATGGAGGACCCCACGACGGACTGCGAGTCGCTGCGTCTGGAAGGCGAGCGCATCATCGACATCGGCTCGCGGGTGCGCTCGGTGGAGCAGGTGCAGGGGCAGTACCTCGGGCTGTTGCGCTTCGGGCCCGGCGTCCTGCACTCACTCTATGAGCGCTTCGACCGCCGCGTGGCCGAGGACGCCCGGTACTGGAACACCTCGATGACGGCCTTCCTCCAGGACCTCATCTCCGAGGGCATGGCGATTCACGCCGTGCCCATCGCGTCTGGCTGGCTGGAGGTGGACAACGGAGAGGACCTGCGCCGCTACACCGAGGCCCACGCTTCGGGTGCGCTGGCGGGCTTCTGGTCCCCCACGGCGGCGCCGCGCGGCAGCGTCAGATGA
- a CDS encoding gamma-glutamyl-gamma-aminobutyrate hydrolase family protein (Members of this family of hydrolases with an active site Cys residue belong to MEROPS family C26.) yields MSERRAVLVTQRRDCVPDRPETRDALEASWAECLWEAGWMPFPAVNVAAAAAAQFEALRPGLVLLTGGNDAPGTGQDRVPARDETESVLMALAARTGTPLLGVCRGAQMLALAAGMRLVRVESHVRVRHALRGPLADAWRGPADVASFHHWGVEAGSIPEGWDIVARSEDGVVEAFASAERRSLGVLWHPEREPRHLPAVLEYMEASFL; encoded by the coding sequence ATGAGTGAGCGCCGCGCCGTCCTCGTCACCCAGCGCCGTGACTGCGTCCCGGATCGGCCGGAGACACGAGATGCGCTGGAGGCATCCTGGGCCGAGTGTCTGTGGGAGGCGGGCTGGATGCCGTTCCCCGCGGTGAACGTGGCCGCCGCGGCCGCCGCGCAGTTCGAGGCCCTCCGCCCGGGGCTCGTCCTCCTCACCGGCGGCAACGACGCGCCGGGGACGGGACAGGACCGCGTCCCCGCGCGGGACGAGACGGAGTCGGTCCTGATGGCGCTCGCCGCCCGGACGGGCACTCCGCTGCTCGGCGTGTGCCGGGGCGCGCAGATGCTTGCGCTGGCCGCGGGGATGCGGCTGGTGCGCGTCGAGTCCCACGTGCGCGTGCGCCACGCGCTGAGGGGCCCGCTCGCCGACGCGTGGAGGGGCCCGGCGGACGTGGCGAGCTTCCACCACTGGGGCGTGGAGGCGGGCTCCATCCCCGAGGGGTGGGACATCGTCGCGCGCTCGGAGGACGGCGTCGTGGAGGCCTTCGCGAGCGCGGAGCGGCGCTCGCTCGGCGTTCTCTGGCACCCCGAGCGCGAGCCCCGTCACCTTCCGGCAGTCCTCGAATACATGGAGGCGTCCTTCCTGTGA